The following coding sequences lie in one Rutidosis leptorrhynchoides isolate AG116_Rl617_1_P2 chromosome 4, CSIRO_AGI_Rlap_v1, whole genome shotgun sequence genomic window:
- the LOC139845481 gene encoding uncharacterized protein has protein sequence MKETINQQKTFFASLILLSIFFLIFLSLQSHKFLPRPISEDLKIRPGYTSYDTYIHHQLQKTTNPRLRIKWTSRDWDRKIQVFKQFFNHLKQEKLLSNSSKSLCIGARVGQEVEALKRVGVNDSIGLDLVPYPPNVIKGDFHHQPFNDKTFNFEFSNVFDHALYPDKFVGEIQRTLKPDGICVLHVALSRRSDKYSANDLYSIKPLRMLFNESDLVRSRKVDGFGLDTEVVFRKRKD, from the coding sequence ATGAAAGAAACAATAAACCAACAAAAAACTTTCTTTGCATCTCTTATTCTCCTATCTATTTTCTTTCTCATATTTCTCTCTTTACAATCCCACAAATTTCTTCCAAGACCCATATCCGAAGACCTCAAGATCCGACCCGGATACACCTCATATGACACCTACATCCATCACCAGCTTCAAAAAACCACCAACCCTAGGCTCCGAATTAAATGGACCTCTAGAGACTGGGACAGGAAAATTCAAGTTTTCAAACAATTCTTTAACCATTTAAAACAAGAAAAACTACTATCAAATTCATCAAAGTCACTTTGTATAGGAGCTCGGGTTGGTCAAGAAGTAGAGGCTTTGAAACGGGTTGGAGTAAACGATTCAATCGGGTTGGATCTTGTTCCCTACCCGCCTAATGTGATCAAGGGTGACTTTCATCACCAACCGTTTAACGACAAGACATTTAACTTTGAATTTTCGAATGTGTTTGACCATGCGTTATATCCGGATAAATTTGTGGGGGAGATACAACGTACTTTGAAGCCTGATGGAATTTGTGTGTTACACGTGGCGTTATCTAGGAGGTCGGATAAGTACTCTGCTAATGATTTGTATAGTATAAAACCATTGAGGATGTTGTTTAATGAGTCGGATCTGGTTCGGTCTAGAAAGGTTGACGGGTTTGGGTTGGACACTGAGGTAGTTTTTAGGAAAAGAAAGGACTAA